A region of Nocardioides alkalitolerans DNA encodes the following proteins:
- a CDS encoding enoyl-CoA hydratase-related protein gives MDHIQVVVENGIGVLELARPAVGNAIDLTSARELSSAARSLVADPDVRVVLVEAAGDHFCVGGDVGAMAAGPASWCTEVATAVHEAVAALHEADRVVVAAVQGAAAGAGLSLALLADLVVATPTTTFVPAWGRIGLTPDGGASWLLPRAIGSQRAAAMLVGGRTVGGDEALAWGLVSELVEGDPRPRARTLAASIAEGSWRAAGTTRRMARAAWDVGLADRLVEEAAAVGAARTQNGPSLDAWLSRRRQRTRDETAAGPGTPLRAPFAGTVSVHVAVGADVAAGDTLATVEAMKLDAPLAAPRGGRVETVVVADGQRVEGGEVLLVLR, from the coding sequence ATGGATCACATCCAAGTCGTTGTCGAGAACGGGATCGGCGTCCTCGAGCTGGCCCGCCCCGCGGTGGGCAACGCCATCGATCTCACGAGCGCCCGCGAGCTGTCGTCGGCTGCGCGCTCCCTCGTGGCCGATCCCGACGTGCGCGTCGTGCTCGTCGAGGCCGCGGGCGACCACTTCTGCGTGGGCGGCGACGTGGGGGCGATGGCGGCCGGTCCCGCGTCCTGGTGCACCGAGGTGGCCACGGCCGTGCACGAGGCCGTCGCGGCCCTCCACGAGGCGGATCGGGTGGTCGTGGCCGCCGTCCAGGGCGCGGCCGCCGGCGCCGGGCTCTCCCTCGCCCTGCTCGCCGACCTCGTGGTGGCGACGCCGACGACCACGTTCGTCCCGGCATGGGGTCGGATCGGTCTCACTCCGGACGGCGGGGCCAGCTGGTTGCTCCCGCGCGCGATCGGGAGCCAGCGCGCCGCGGCGATGCTCGTCGGAGGCAGGACCGTCGGCGGGGACGAGGCCCTGGCGTGGGGCTTGGTCAGTGAGCTCGTCGAGGGCGACCCGCGTCCCCGGGCCCGCACCCTCGCCGCCTCGATCGCGGAGGGCAGTTGGCGGGCGGCCGGCACCACCCGCCGGATGGCCCGTGCGGCCTGGGACGTGGGCCTCGCCGACCGGCTCGTCGAGGAGGCCGCCGCGGTCGGGGCGGCCCGGACCCAGAACGGGCCGTCGCTCGACGCGTGGCTGTCCCGCCGCCGGCAGCGCACCCGCGACGAGACCGCAGCGGGGCCGGGCACACCGCTCCGCGCGCCGTTCGCCGGCACGGTGTCCGTGCACGTCGCCGTCGGCGCCGACGTGGCCGCGGGCGACACGCTCGCGACGGTCGAGGCGATGAAGCTCGACGCTCCCCTGGCGGCTCCGCGCGGCGGGAGGGTCGAGACCGTCGTCGTCGCCGACGGCCAGCGGGTGGAGGGCGGCGAGGTGCTGCTCGTGCTGCGGTGA
- a CDS encoding AMP-binding protein, with product MDQLAPEFDVDSLFDRRADQRWNRVSVADIVERLTWSTPDKEALVGAEGAYGDPAFARLTFRALDALMNRVGHALRAAGLERGDRVLMVCENSIEGYAFKLGAAKVGVVVAPLNPNLAPDVVGHLVERLEPRLLVADAELWPRVAPAFAADRVPDVTIEVGGGRIGDSRTFSEFVAGQPTDEPVARIHGDDIWEILFTSGTTAMPKGVMESHTTVTLAAHGFALSLTRGLKFESDLKVATFLPMMYHVGHYVFALAAMVAGGSVVLGRRPDPASIAAAVERERVTALWGGSPAMVKALVAEVDERPRDLSSLTIAVYGWAALPPTVLKGLRHHAPDVQVLEIFGQTESISCHRFWPDMFPDVYEATAPQLNYVGLPSPLLASRVVDVEGQALDGLPGVAGEAVYRSPVIAAGYYKDEAATREAFRGGWFHSGDSCLYDDQGLRVMVDRYKDLVKSGGENVSTIRVEAVVALHPAVAKVAVVGLLDERWGEAVTAVVVPAEGVEPSASTEAEIIAFARGRLAGFETPKRVVFQAALPETVGGKVMKYKLRQALQP from the coding sequence ATGGACCAGCTCGCCCCCGAGTTCGACGTCGACTCCCTGTTCGACCGCCGTGCCGACCAGCGCTGGAACCGCGTGAGCGTCGCCGACATCGTGGAACGCCTGACGTGGAGCACTCCGGACAAGGAGGCGCTGGTGGGTGCCGAGGGCGCCTACGGCGATCCCGCCTTCGCCCGGCTGACCTTCCGGGCGCTCGACGCCCTCATGAACCGCGTCGGCCACGCCCTGCGGGCCGCCGGGCTCGAACGCGGCGACCGGGTGCTCATGGTCTGCGAGAACAGCATCGAGGGCTACGCGTTCAAGCTCGGCGCGGCCAAGGTGGGCGTGGTCGTCGCGCCCCTGAACCCGAACCTCGCCCCCGACGTGGTCGGGCACCTCGTCGAGCGCCTCGAGCCCCGCCTGCTGGTCGCGGACGCCGAGCTGTGGCCCCGGGTGGCCCCGGCCTTCGCCGCGGACCGTGTGCCCGACGTGACGATCGAGGTCGGCGGCGGACGCATCGGTGACAGCCGCACCTTCAGCGAGTTCGTGGCCGGACAGCCGACCGACGAGCCGGTCGCTCGCATCCACGGTGACGACATCTGGGAGATCCTCTTCACCTCGGGGACGACGGCGATGCCCAAGGGCGTCATGGAGTCGCACACGACGGTGACCCTCGCGGCGCACGGCTTCGCGCTGAGCCTCACGCGGGGCCTGAAGTTCGAGTCCGACCTCAAGGTCGCCACCTTCCTCCCGATGATGTACCACGTCGGGCACTACGTCTTCGCCCTCGCCGCGATGGTCGCCGGCGGCTCCGTCGTCCTCGGTCGACGCCCGGACCCGGCGAGCATCGCCGCCGCGGTGGAGCGAGAGCGGGTCACCGCGCTCTGGGGAGGGTCCCCCGCCATGGTGAAGGCCCTCGTCGCCGAGGTGGACGAGCGGCCCCGCGACCTGTCGAGCCTGACCATCGCGGTCTACGGGTGGGCGGCACTGCCTCCCACCGTGCTCAAGGGTCTCCGGCACCACGCGCCCGACGTCCAGGTGCTCGAGATCTTCGGTCAGACCGAGTCGATCTCCTGCCACCGCTTCTGGCCCGACATGTTCCCGGACGTCTACGAGGCCACGGCGCCGCAGCTGAACTACGTCGGTCTGCCCAGCCCGCTGCTGGCGTCGCGCGTCGTCGACGTGGAGGGGCAAGCGCTCGACGGGCTCCCGGGCGTGGCCGGCGAGGCGGTCTACCGCTCGCCGGTGATCGCGGCGGGCTACTACAAGGACGAGGCGGCCACGCGCGAGGCGTTCCGCGGCGGCTGGTTCCACTCGGGCGACAGCTGTCTCTACGACGACCAGGGCCTGCGTGTGATGGTCGACCGCTACAAGGACCTCGTGAAGTCGGGCGGCGAGAACGTCTCGACGATCCGCGTCGAGGCCGTCGTCGCGCTCCACCCGGCCGTCGCCAAGGTCGCCGTCGTGGGTCTGCTCGACGAGCGGTGGGGCGAGGCCGTCACCGCGGTGGTCGTGCCGGCGGAGGGCGTCGAGCCGTCGGCGAGCACCGAGGCGGAGATCATCGCGTTCGCCCGTGGGCGCCTGGCGGGTTTCGAGACCCCGAAGCGGGTCGTCTTCCAGGCCGCTCTCCCCGAGACCGTGGGCGGCAAGGTCATGAAGTACAAGCTGCGCCAGGCCCTGCAGCCCTGA
- a CDS encoding acyl-CoA/acyl-ACP dehydrogenase, with the protein MNFDESFEHASLRKTVAQVCAGFGDDYLRRVLAEDGRTHELWSALGEAGLLGVNLPEEYGGGGAGIAELAIVVEEAAAAGNPLLLLLVSAAISGEVLKDFGTDEQKARWLPAMADGSDKMVFAITEPDAGSNTHQISTKAVRDGDEWVLSGTKYYISGVDEASNLLVVARTGESASGRGEMTLFVVPTDDERLHRALIPVEVRAPEKQYTLTFDGVRVGDDRRIGEVGRGMDIVFRGLNPERITGAAIETGIARYALAKAATYARERTVWGGTPIGAHQGVAHPLAAAAIDVELARLMTSRAAWLHDNGRPAGESSNMAKYAAADAALKALDAAMQAHGGNGLATEYGLAHLWGTARLLKVAPVSREMVLNFVATHTLGLPRSY; encoded by the coding sequence ATGAACTTCGACGAGAGCTTCGAGCACGCCAGCCTCCGCAAGACCGTCGCGCAGGTCTGCGCGGGCTTCGGTGACGACTACCTCCGACGGGTCCTCGCCGAGGACGGACGCACGCACGAGCTGTGGTCCGCGCTCGGCGAAGCCGGCCTGCTCGGGGTCAACCTCCCGGAGGAGTACGGCGGGGGTGGGGCCGGCATCGCCGAGCTCGCCATCGTCGTGGAGGAGGCGGCGGCCGCCGGCAACCCGTTGCTGCTGCTCCTCGTCTCGGCCGCGATCTCCGGGGAGGTGCTGAAGGACTTCGGCACCGACGAGCAGAAGGCGCGCTGGCTTCCCGCGATGGCTGACGGCTCCGACAAGATGGTCTTCGCGATCACCGAGCCGGACGCCGGCTCGAACACGCACCAGATCAGCACCAAGGCGGTGCGGGACGGCGACGAGTGGGTGCTGTCCGGCACGAAGTACTACATCTCCGGCGTCGACGAGGCCTCCAACCTCCTCGTCGTGGCGCGCACCGGCGAGAGCGCCAGCGGTCGGGGCGAGATGACGCTGTTCGTCGTCCCGACGGACGACGAGCGGTTGCACCGCGCCCTCATCCCCGTCGAGGTGCGTGCGCCCGAGAAGCAGTACACGCTCACCTTCGACGGGGTCCGCGTCGGTGACGACCGACGGATCGGAGAGGTCGGCCGGGGCATGGACATCGTCTTCCGCGGCCTCAACCCGGAGCGGATCACGGGCGCGGCCATCGAGACGGGCATCGCGAGGTACGCGCTCGCGAAGGCCGCGACGTACGCGCGCGAGCGCACCGTCTGGGGTGGCACGCCCATCGGCGCCCACCAGGGGGTGGCCCACCCGCTCGCGGCGGCGGCGATCGACGTCGAGCTGGCGCGTCTGATGACCTCGCGCGCGGCGTGGCTGCACGACAACGGTCGGCCGGCGGGCGAGTCGTCGAACATGGCGAAGTACGCCGCAGCCGACGCCGCGTTGAAGGCGCTCGACGCGGCGATGCAGGCCCACGGCGGCAACGGGCTGGCGACCGAGTACGGCCTCGCCCACCTCTGGGGCACGGCGCGGCTCCTCAAGGTCGCCCCGGTCAGCCGGGAGATGGTCCTGAACTTCGTGGCGACCCACACCCTCGGCCTGCCCCGGTCCTACTGA
- a CDS encoding branched-chain amino acid ABC transporter permease has translation MQELVAIASLGSVYLLFALGLSTAWGTIGILNFAHGAIFVSAAYGCYELLEVRQLPVPVLAVVAILIGATMSLLMQVLVFDQVRRRATSERAAETRILIGGIGVAMLPIALASHQTKNLAFGLSASGFEASIWTVGGVRVSSIQVATVVCAAGAAAALAWYLRRTRAGLALRSLGVDDQVAALMGIDRRRYAWATMAVAGGLAGLAGVLLTLNLGAISAESGDALLIKAFACVVLGGVGSTVGVVVGCFTLAASEVWVLTQTSGMWVEAVSFGIIFAVLLLRPQGIFGRQEVRRV, from the coding sequence GTGCAGGAACTCGTCGCCATCGCGAGCCTCGGCTCCGTCTACCTGCTCTTCGCGCTCGGCCTGAGCACCGCGTGGGGCACCATCGGCATCCTCAACTTCGCCCACGGGGCGATCTTCGTCTCGGCGGCCTACGGCTGCTACGAGCTCCTCGAGGTGCGGCAGCTGCCGGTGCCCGTGCTCGCGGTCGTGGCCATCCTCATCGGCGCGACGATGTCGCTGCTGATGCAGGTCCTCGTCTTCGACCAGGTACGGCGTCGCGCCACCAGTGAGCGGGCCGCCGAGACCCGCATCCTCATCGGGGGCATCGGCGTGGCCATGCTGCCGATCGCGCTCGCCTCCCACCAGACCAAGAACCTGGCCTTCGGGTTGTCGGCCTCCGGGTTCGAGGCCAGCATCTGGACCGTAGGCGGCGTGCGTGTCAGCTCGATCCAGGTCGCCACCGTGGTCTGCGCCGCGGGTGCGGCCGCCGCGCTGGCGTGGTACTTGCGTCGCACGCGGGCGGGTCTCGCGCTCCGCTCGCTCGGTGTCGACGACCAGGTGGCGGCCCTGATGGGCATCGACCGCCGGCGCTACGCGTGGGCCACCATGGCCGTCGCCGGGGGCCTCGCCGGTCTCGCCGGGGTGCTGCTCACCCTGAACCTCGGGGCGATCTCCGCCGAGAGCGGCGACGCCCTCCTCATCAAGGCCTTCGCCTGCGTCGTGCTCGGCGGCGTCGGCAGCACGGTCGGCGTCGTCGTCGGCTGCTTCACCCTCGCCGCCTCCGAGGTCTGGGTGCTGACGCAGACCAGTGGCATGTGGGTCGAGGCGGTCTCGTTCGGCATCATCTTCGCCGTCCTCCTGCTCCGCCCCCAGGGCATCTTCGGCCGCCAGGAGGTGCGGCGGGTATGA
- a CDS encoding hotdog domain-containing protein produces MDVVPRPLTVVTSGPEQLFGVSPVAQEGAELVATMPLGPGTRVGGRPQAAALGVLVDDVLGYAVNTLAAGWSVSTEVSMDLLAPLPADGWAECRARIVHVDATGAVTEGVVTVRGDVVARAVLRGRFRDHEPDPAVLAAGRTVDVGPVDRTDLDTVLGGGVAHRARGLAVRASSRFANPLGNLHGGMHVCFHERAAALAAPALPSTASVRVQLVRGVPTGADLELVPRVLHAGRTLAVVGVEARDGDGRLCSAATVVRHHGT; encoded by the coding sequence GTGGACGTCGTGCCCCGGCCGCTGACGGTCGTGACGAGCGGCCCGGAGCAGCTGTTCGGCGTCTCGCCCGTGGCGCAGGAGGGGGCCGAGCTCGTCGCGACCATGCCGCTCGGTCCGGGCACGCGCGTGGGCGGCCGCCCCCAGGCCGCGGCGCTCGGGGTGCTCGTCGACGACGTGCTCGGCTACGCGGTCAACACCCTCGCCGCGGGCTGGTCCGTGAGCACGGAGGTGTCGATGGACCTGCTCGCCCCGCTGCCAGCCGACGGGTGGGCGGAGTGCCGGGCACGGATCGTGCACGTGGACGCGACGGGAGCCGTCACCGAGGGCGTGGTGACCGTGCGCGGGGACGTCGTGGCGCGGGCGGTGCTGCGAGGCCGGTTCCGTGACCACGAGCCCGATCCCGCCGTGCTCGCCGCGGGTCGCACCGTCGACGTCGGCCCGGTCGACCGCACCGACCTCGACACCGTGCTGGGCGGCGGGGTCGCACACCGGGCCCGCGGCCTCGCGGTGCGGGCGTCGTCGCGGTTCGCCAATCCCCTGGGCAACCTGCACGGGGGGATGCACGTCTGCTTCCACGAGCGCGCGGCGGCGCTGGCCGCCCCGGCGCTGCCGTCGACGGCCTCGGTGCGGGTGCAGCTCGTCCGCGGCGTGCCGACCGGTGCCGACCTCGAGCTCGTCCCCCGCGTGTTGCACGCCGGCCGCACCCTCGCCGTCGTCGGCGTCGAGGCGCGGGACGGCGACGGCCGGCTCTGCAGCGCTGCCACCGTGGTGCGACACCACGGGACCTGA
- a CDS encoding ABC transporter substrate-binding protein, with translation MSVVVLAGCGSAGPAASGPQGGDGLPDTVRLMVSVPLTGPAAFAGTEAEKGYELAVEEINETGFLGEGVTLEIDVKDTQASVQKAASDFTAAVSDPEVSAVLGSLSSGEAVAQSPIAENQKMPTVYIQAGSPGVVLGDYTYRFPTPMSAYYDVLSQYVEEQGWDSVGVVYAPWIPTLKDVGEVALPAMAEELGMEVTASVATQQTTQDFTAPIEQVLATDPDVVSIIQAGPANATAMQQLRQAGYDGPVLGNSSAGAGTLAPAGAAGAGMVWPVDFAPGADDPASQEFVELYREANDGEDPYPYAAEAYDAVWFVARALKEADSAGREEVKDAMATIAAQPWTGALGTDREFEDNNLVVGGVAIEWDGSQENVLYSAER, from the coding sequence ATGTCGGTCGTGGTCCTGGCCGGGTGCGGCTCGGCGGGCCCGGCAGCGTCGGGCCCGCAGGGCGGCGACGGTCTGCCCGACACGGTGCGGCTGATGGTGAGCGTCCCGCTCACCGGGCCCGCGGCCTTCGCGGGCACCGAGGCCGAGAAGGGCTACGAGCTGGCCGTCGAGGAGATCAACGAGACTGGTTTCCTCGGTGAGGGAGTGACCCTCGAGATCGACGTCAAGGACACGCAGGCGTCGGTCCAGAAGGCCGCGAGCGACTTCACGGCGGCGGTCTCGGACCCCGAGGTGTCGGCGGTGCTCGGTTCGCTGAGCAGCGGCGAGGCCGTGGCGCAGTCGCCGATCGCCGAGAACCAGAAGATGCCGACGGTCTACATCCAGGCTGGCTCCCCCGGTGTGGTCCTGGGGGACTACACCTACCGGTTCCCGACGCCGATGAGCGCGTACTACGACGTCCTCTCGCAGTACGTCGAGGAGCAGGGCTGGGACTCGGTGGGTGTCGTCTACGCCCCGTGGATCCCCACGTTGAAGGATGTCGGCGAGGTCGCGCTGCCGGCCATGGCCGAGGAGCTCGGCATGGAGGTCACCGCCTCCGTCGCGACGCAGCAGACGACCCAGGACTTCACGGCGCCGATCGAGCAGGTTCTCGCCACCGACCCGGACGTGGTCTCCATCATCCAGGCCGGGCCGGCCAACGCCACGGCGATGCAGCAGCTGCGGCAGGCCGGCTACGACGGGCCCGTGCTCGGGAACTCCTCGGCGGGGGCCGGCACGCTCGCCCCGGCGGGCGCGGCCGGCGCTGGCATGGTCTGGCCCGTCGACTTCGCGCCGGGCGCGGACGACCCGGCATCGCAGGAGTTCGTCGAGCTCTACCGCGAGGCCAACGACGGTGAGGACCCCTACCCCTACGCCGCGGAGGCGTACGACGCCGTCTGGTTCGTCGCCCGTGCGCTGAAGGAGGCCGACAGCGCCGGGCGTGAAGAGGTCAAGGACGCCATGGCGACCATCGCCGCGCAGCCGTGGACCGGTGCGCTCGGCACCGATCGCGAGTTCGAGGACAACAACCTCGTCGTCGGCGGCGTCGCGATCGAGTGGGACGGCTCGCAGGAGAACGTCCTCTACAGCGCCGAGCGCTGA
- a CDS encoding helix-turn-helix domain containing protein — MAQRTRDPDRREKILEAAAGLLADKGYHAVSMAEIGERAGIVGSGIYRHFGSKAAILVELFERVIDDLLEQGQAAVEGTTDLAAALDALVRGQVGFVVHKRHLAQIYHNEISNLPREDQVRLRRKQRLYLEEWVHVLAELEKTSEPVTRTRVNVAIGAIQAVLFHQVVLPDDELTAMLTKSAHAILTLA; from the coding sequence ATGGCGCAACGCACCCGCGACCCGGACCGTCGGGAGAAGATCCTGGAGGCAGCTGCCGGCCTCCTCGCCGACAAGGGCTACCACGCCGTGTCCATGGCCGAGATCGGCGAGCGCGCCGGCATCGTCGGCTCGGGCATCTACCGCCACTTCGGCTCCAAGGCCGCGATCCTCGTCGAGCTCTTCGAGCGCGTCATCGACGACCTGCTGGAGCAGGGGCAAGCCGCCGTCGAGGGCACCACCGACCTCGCGGCAGCCCTGGACGCGCTCGTGCGGGGCCAGGTCGGGTTCGTGGTGCACAAGCGGCACCTGGCGCAGATCTACCACAACGAGATCTCTAACCTCCCGCGCGAGGACCAGGTGCGCCTGCGGCGCAAGCAGCGCCTCTACCTCGAGGAGTGGGTGCACGTCCTCGCCGAGCTCGAGAAGACGAGCGAGCCGGTCACGCGCACGCGCGTCAACGTCGCCATCGGCGCGATCCAGGCCGTGCTGTTCCACCAGGTCGTCTTGCCCGACGACGAGCTCACCGCGATGCTGACCAAGTCGGCGCACGCCATCCTCACGCTCGCCTGA
- a CDS encoding antibiotic biosynthesis monooxygenase, translating into MSRIYVGGTLAVPEGKDAEFRRVVEELVGTVRSSDPGTVSVGFFPDPGRPGSYEVQEVYADAASQWAHVQNVGALLGELGDLGVSLEDFTVAGEPTAEARAALDALGVTYVPVVAEV; encoded by the coding sequence ATGTCGAGGATCTACGTCGGGGGAACGCTCGCCGTCCCCGAGGGGAAGGACGCCGAGTTCCGCCGCGTCGTCGAGGAGCTGGTCGGCACCGTGCGGTCCTCCGACCCGGGAACGGTGTCGGTCGGGTTCTTCCCGGACCCCGGGCGCCCGGGGTCGTACGAGGTGCAGGAGGTTTACGCCGACGCCGCGTCGCAGTGGGCCCACGTGCAGAACGTGGGGGCACTGCTGGGCGAGCTGGGCGACCTCGGGGTGTCCCTGGAGGACTTCACGGTCGCGGGCGAGCCGACCGCCGAGGCGCGCGCCGCCCTCGACGCGTTGGGCGTGACTTACGTGCCCGTCGTCGCGGAGGTCTGA